The Natrinema caseinilyticum genomic sequence GACCTCGCCGAGGACTACCCCACCACCCCGGAACGACTGCGAAACCGTGAGATCCTCCGCGAAGAACTCGCAGACTGGGCCGCCACCCTGACCAACGACGAACTCGTCGGTACGCTCGAGGGACGCGTCCCCGCCGCCCCCGTCCAGACGACCCAGGAAATCTTCGAGGACCCGCACGTCCACGCTCGAGACATGCTCGTTCCCGTCGAACAGCCCGGTGCCGACACGGACGTCGAAATCGCGGGGAACCCGATCAAGATGAGCGAAACGAATCCCGAACCTCGCGATCGCGCGCCGCTGCTCGACGAACACCGCGAGGAAGTACTGGGAGAACACGCCGACGCCGAGACGGCCGACGACTGACCGCGAGCCGCGGGATCGATCCGTTCAATCGGTCGTTCACCGCGTGCTCGAGCCACGAGCGAGGACGGTTGAGGTGACCGATCACCGCGCTCGATTTCGAGCGGGCAGCCTGAAACGGTTCTTCGGGTTCTTAGATTCCACGAGCGAGAGAACCCGTCGTCCCATCGAACGGTAGCGCAGTCCCCGCCGAAGCGTGAGTCGCGGTTGCGCGTCGTCTCCGCCGATCAGTCTCGAGGACGCCGATCACAACCTCTAATATCCCACTGGCGACAGCAGAATTGTGATACCCGGCTACTGGAAGCTCGTTTTTCAGGTCACTGGCTGGCACATCGCAGCGAGCATTTGCTACTATGCGGTCTACGCTGGAACGCCGTTCTTCCGGGACGAATTCTCACTCAGCGGCGTTGCCGTCGGCCTCGTCATCACGTCGTTGACGCTCGGATACGCGACGTTTCTCCTCCCGATCGGCGTCGCGACCGATCGATTCGGCGAACGTCGAACGCTGTCGGTCGGGTTAGCCGGACTCGGGATCGGTTCGATCCTCGTCGCGGTCGCGCCGACGTACGGACTGTTACTCGTCGCAGTCTTCCTCCTCGGATCGACGTACGGCACCGCGACGCCGGGCACCAACAAAGCGATTTTCGACGGCGTCAAACCCTCACTGCACCACCGCGCCATCGGCATCAAGCAGATCGGTCCCACGATGGGAAGCGCGATCAGTACGCTCCTCGTGACCGGTCTGGTCGGCTTCTTCTTCTGGCAACTGGGTTTTCTCGTCGCCGCGGTCGGTGGCCTCGCCGTAGCCGCGGTATTCTACGTCACGTATTCGGGGACCGCGACACGCGAAGCGACGTATCCGGACTTCGGGGGACTGGTGGGGAATCGGTCCTACCTTCTGCTCGTGACCGCGGGGATCTGTATCGGAGCCGGATTTTACACGACGACCGGATACACGATTCTCTACCTCGAGGAGTCGGTCGGTGCGGCGGTCGCCACCGGCGGGATCATCCTCGCGATATTGCAAGTGTGTAGCAGCGTCGGCAAAATTGCAGCGGGGTGGGTTGCGGATACCGTCCCGCGGGACCGACGGGTGACGACGCACTCGATTCTACTCGTTCAGACCGTCGCCGGCGGCGTTCTCTTTTTCGTCCTCACCGCCGTCGAGACGGCACACGCGGCGAGCATCGTCTTTTCGGCACTCGGCGTCTTCGCGCTCGGTTCGACGGGGCTGTATTATTCGTGCATCTCGACGGTCGTTCCCGACACAGAGATCGGAGCCGCCTCCGCCGTCGGTCAGTTCACGGTCACGATCGGCGGACTCCTCGCGCCGCCGCTTTTCGGGTACCTGATCGATGCCGTCAGCTATACGGCGGGGTGGTCGTTTCTCGGCGGCCTGTCGTTCGTCGCCTCGCTGTTCGTACTCGCCGTCCTGACCACGTCACGATAAGACGGCCACCTCGTGAGCAGTCGCCAGCGATTCGAATCACCGCCGAGTCGTCTCTCGGTACCGACGACTTCGTCGGATCCTCCGATTCTCGTCGACTCGGCGACCGAACGAAGTGCCCCCGTGCGGTCAGAGTCGGCAGACGGAGGCCGAAAGGCAGTCGTCTCGGCGAAAATCCAGAACCGATAACTATCTGGCGGCGCTTTCGAGAACCTATGGCGCCTGGGACCGGGGTCGTTTCGGACGTCGGCGGACGACGGTCGATCCTCTCTCTCGGCGCGTTGTACTCCGCGATCGGCGTGATCTGGCCGCTCACACCGATCGGCGGTGCGAGGTCGATAGCGGAATCCCTCGTCGTTTTCTTCCTCGTCGCCGGCTCCGGCATCGTCCTCCTCCTGGGTGGGTATCGCCTCCCCGACGCCGATATCGATTCCGAGTTCGTTCCGCCTATCGCCACCTGGTGTCTCCTGGCCGTCGGTGCGATGGGGACGACCCTCGGCTTCGTCGCCCTCGCCGGACACGTATCCGACCCGGCGAGCAAATTCTTCATCTTTTCGGCGCTCGCTGCCGTCACCGGCTTCGGGGCGGGGAGACGCGATGCGAGAGCCAAGTCGCGAGCGTCCGTTCTCGAACGGCGCAACGAGGACCTTCGACGGACGAACGCGGAACTCGAGGAATCGGTCGATCGGCTCGAAGAATCCGAGCGGCGATACCGTCTCCTCGCCGAGAACGTCCCGAATGGGGGAGTCGCGCTTCTCGACGACGAGTTGCGCCACGTCCTCGTCGCCGGACAGGGCTTCGAACTGGTCGGCTCCAGTCCCGAAGACCTCGAAGGCGCCCGACTCCGAGACGTCTACGCTGCCGACATCGTCGATCGCCTCGAACCACAGTATCGCGCGGCGCTCGACGGCGAACCGACCGGTTTCGAACTCGAGATCGGCGAGCGAACGTTCGAGTTCCATACACACCCGTTGTCCACCGAAAATGGAGAGGTGTGCGCCGTATTGGTGATGTGTCAGGATATCACTAGACGGAAGAACCGCGAACGGGAACTCACGAAACGGATCCGCCAACAACGGGTCGTGGCCGACCTCGGACAGTACGCCCTCGAGACCGACGACCTCGACGAACTCATGCACGAAGCAGCGACGCGGGTGGCAGCGGTTCTCGATACCGAGTACTGCAAAGTGCTCGACCTCGACGAGGAGACGAACGAACTCCTCCTGCGTCAGGGTGTCGGGTGGAAAAACGGCCTCGTTGGGGCGGAGACGGTCTCCGCCGTCGAATCCGATTCACAGGCTGCGTACACCCTGGCACACGATCGCCCCGTCGTCGTCGAGGACCTCGAGACCGAATCGCGATTTAGCGGCCCTGAACTGCTGTCCTCCCACGGCGTCCGGAGCGGAGTCAGCACCGTCATCGGCCCGTTCGACGATCCGTGGGGGATCCTGGGCGTCCACGATACCGACCCCAAGCGTTTCAGCGAGGAGGACGTTACCTTCGTCCAGAACATCGCGAACGTCCTCGCGGAGACGATCGAACGCCACCAGTACCAGCACGACCTCGAGCGATCGGTTGCGGACCTGAAAGAATCCAACGAGCGCCTCGAACAGTTCGCCTACGCGGCATCTCACGACCTCCAGGAACCGCTTCGAATGATTTCGAGCTACCTCCAACTCATCGAACGGCGATACAGTGACGCGTTCGACGAGGACGGACTGGAATTTCTCGAGTTTGCGATCGATGGGGCAGACCGGATGCGGGGGATGGTCGACGGCTTGCTCGAATATTCTCGGGTGGAGACACGTGGCGACCCGCTCGAACCGGTCGATCTCGACGAGGTTTTCGCAGACGCGAGAGACGATCTTCGACTGGAGATTTCACGATCCGACGCAGAGATTTCGAGCGAGTCGCTTCCGACCGTCGACGGCGACGCGGACCAGTTACGGCACGTGTTCCAGAACCTGCTGAGCAACGCGATTCGATACAGCGGTGACGACCCCCCGACGATTCACGTCTCGGCCGAGCGAACCGGTTCACAGCGGGTGATTTCGGTCCGGGACGAAGGCATCGGGATGGATACCGACGAAGCGGATCGCGTATTCGACGTCTTCCAGCGGCTTCATAGCCGAGAAGACTACGAGGGAAGCGGGATCGGACTGGCCGTCTGTGAGCGTATCGTCGAGCGACACGGCGGCGAGATCTGGGTGGAGACGGCCCCCGGTGAGGGAGCGACCGTCTCGTTTACGTTGCTCGCTGTCGGCGAGCATCCTCCGAAGTCCGCTCCGTGAGACGAACTCTCCCGTTTTCGCTTCCTTTCGTTCTCGTTTTTCGAGGAGTGATTCGAACAGCCGACCTGGAACACCGAAACCCGAGGAGACCGTACTGGCATCTCACGCCGAAATTCGACCGCGGACGGACAGTCGTCGTGGGGGCGGTGCCGGAACCCGAGCGATCGATCTGCGAATCGTTTCGTCCGGAACGACACGGTCTCGCCGGATCGAAACGACACCACCCGTCTCGTTCGAACGTGTACCGACACCGATCGGTACACGGTCGGTCGGATCTCCCGTACAGAAACCGGAGCGGCAGCTACAGCGTGTCGATATCGTCCGGAAGGTCCTCGACGCCGTAGGCCTGTATCACCTGGCGAATGTGGAAATCCTTCTCCGCCGGATCGTCGTTCTGTAACGCCTTCTCGAGGTGTCTCTTGCTCCCCTTACTTAATCCCGTCATCTATCACAATGATACGCAATTCCATCGTTAAATAATGTACGATTTACTATAGATCTCTCCTTCGGTCATCGGCCTCGGAGACGCTTGCCCGCTCGATTCCGCAGAGGTCCGGCACTCGTGACGCCTCGTTCTTTCGATCGGGGGCGTCCGAACGATGCGTCAACTCGAGAATACGTCGGCGACGGCGCTGTGTGCCCGCCGCCACACTGCCGTCCGACGCGCGGTGGCGACCAGTGCCCGCTCGCCGTCTCGAGGCGGCGTTCGCATTCGCTGGACGCTGCTCGTGTTCGCTGGACGCGGTCCGCGTTCGCTGAACACCGCCCCGCGGACCGCTCACGACGACAACCGTCACAGAGCGCCTGCGGTCCGTTCGCTGCCGGCACAGAGTATTACTGTGCGGTACGTCTATCCCCATCATGGCAGTCGAAGTAGCCGCAGAATTGCTCGATCTGCTCTCCGTGTTTATCATCGCCGCGGGGGTGGGGATCTTCGTCGCCAAGGTCGGCCGGTTCCCGTACACCATCGCCTTGCTTCTCGCGGGGGTGACCGCTTCCATTCTCGAGTTGGGAATCGACATCGAGCTCAGCCACGATCTCATCTTGCTCGTGTTGTTACCGCCGCTTCTCTTCGAGGGCGCTGCCACGACCGATCTCGAGTACTTCCGCCGATATCTGGGCCCGATCCTGGCACTGGCGGTCCCCGGACTGATACTGGCGGTCCTCATCCTCGGCGTCTTCGGACAGTTCGTCTTCGGAATCCCGCTGCTCGTGGCGCTTTTGTTCGCTGCGATGATCCTGCCGACCGACCCCGTGTCGGTACTCGCGCTGTTCGAGGAACTCGGCGCGCCCGACCGATTGACCGTTATCGTGGAGGGCGAAAGTCTCGTCAACGACGGCGTCGGCGTCGTCATCTTCTCGACGTTGCTGGCCATCATCGTCGAATACGGCCCCGATACGGCGGCGCTGTTAGAGCCATCACGGCTCGTCGATTTCACGGTGGATATCGTCGTCGCGATCCTCGGTGGACTGGTCGTCGGCCTCGCAGCCGGGTACGCGGTGTATCGGGTGATGATCAACCTGGACGAGTACACGACCGAGATCGTCCTGACGCTCATCCTCGCGTACGGGAGCTTCCTGCTGGCCGAGCACATCCTCAGCAACGCGGTGCCCGGCGTTCAGTTCAGCGGCGTCATCGCGACCGTGGTCGCCGGCCTCTTCATCGGCAACCGCGGCGCGGAATACGCGATGAGCCCGCAAACGAAGATCGGCGTCTTCAACACCTGGGAGACGGCCGCGTTTCTGGTGAATACGCTCATCTTCTTGCTCATCGGTGCGAAAACCCCGATCGGCCAGCTCCGTACGCACGCCCAGCTCATCGCCCTGGCCATCGGTCTGGTCCTGCTCGCGCGTGCGCTGGTGGTTTACCCCGTCGTGGGCGTCGCCAATCGGCTCGTCGACGTGGACGTCTCCCTGCGGGACCAGCACGTCCTCGTGTGGGGCGGCCTGCACGCTTCGATCCCGATCGCGCTCGTTCTCGGGTTACCGGCGACGACCGCATCCGGCGCTCCGTTCCCGTTCCGGGAGGAACTCCGGGCGATGGTCTTCGGGGTGGCGGCGTTCAGCCTCGTCGTTCAGGGGTTGACGATGGGGCGGCTCCTGGATCGCCTCGACGTGATCCGCCGGTCGGAGGCCGAGGAACTGTACGAGACGCTCGTCGGTCGCGCCCGGATGGTCGATAGCGCGCTCGAGGCCGCCGACGAACTGCACGACAACAACCGGCTCCCGGGCGACGTCTACGACGACTTTCGCGCCGAGTACGGTCGGGAAAAGGAAGCGCTGCAGGAGGCGATCTCCGAGCTGTTGTCCGAACATCCCGAAATCCGTCGAGAGGAACTGCTCATCGGGGAGCGCCAGGTTCTCAAACGGGAAAAGAGCGCGATCATGGACGCGATGCGAACGGGCGTCATCGGCGACGAGGTGGGCCGGCCGTTGCTCGAGGAGGTCAATCTCAAACTGTCCCAGGTCGACCAGGGGCGGAGTACGGTCGACGAAACCGAAGAGGAGTACGACGAGTTCTGGCGCCAGCGGGCCCAGGAGTTCGGTCTTCGGTCCGCTTCGCTGTCCGAGCGAGACGAGTCGCGTGACGTTCGGTCGGCGGGCGACGGCGAGCCAACGGAGTGAGTGTCCAGTCGAACGGTGATTCGACGGCGTCACGCATCCGTTCGAACGAGACCGGACCCCGGCCCCGAACCGATCGACCTCGCGACGGTCGCTGAGGATCGTTGGGGCACGGAGCGACGGCCGATGCGGCGCGTCGCATCGAGACGGACGCTGTCGTTCGAGCCGAGCGATCCCGACTCGAACTGCTCCTCGAACGTCACGATCACGGTCGGTGACCTCACCGGCGATCGGAACCCGGGTTTTACGTGGCCGACGACGGCCGGGATATTCCGCGAACGGGATCGCGTGTTCGAGAGCGACTACTCGAGCACCAGCGACGAGACCGGTTTCGGGCTGTCGATCGAAGAGGAGGTCGCGGCGGGACGCAACTGGATCGTAACCGTCACCGACGGCGACGGAGAGTAATCCTTTTGCGGGACCCCTGCACACGTCCGGGTATGAGCAACGATTGGCCGGTCGATCCCGACGGTGAAGAGGGCAGCGAGGGGATGCGTAAGTTCGATATGCGGATCATCGCGGACAAAGTCGACGAGGAGGAGGACTTCCCGATGAACCGCGACGAGTTCGTCGACGAATACGGCGACTATCCGATCCGGATCAACTACAAGGAAGTCGTCCCCATGCGCGAAATCTTCGAGTACGTCGAACCCGAGGAGTTCGAGACGATGGTCGACATGCACAAGGCCGTCGGCGCGGCGATGCGCGCCGGCGATTTCTGGGACTACCACCCGAAGGGTGCGGACCCGGAGAAGAAACACGCCTAAACGGGCGCGTTCTCGACCCGTATCACGAATCTGGATTACGTATCACTTATACGACGCCGTTCGAAAGAATCGAGCACAGTGACCAACACGCAGGTAACGCTCGTTCAGATCGATAACTACGGTCCGTGGACGGTGACGCCCGAACCACGACGGGAGGCCGACCTCCAGACGATGCAATCGCGGCTGTACGCGGACATCTCTCAGTTCGTCGGCAATCGCGGCGGCTACACGTTCTTCACCCGGTTCGACAATATGATCGCCGTTACGAACGGCTGTTCGTTCGAGGATCACGCGCTTCTCCAGGAGTCGGTCGGCAACCGGTACCCGGTGACCTTGAGTCTCGGCGTCGCGACCGGAACGAACCCGGTCCAGGCGCTGTCAGACGCGACGGAACTCATCCAGGACGCCGGCAGCGCACAGGACAAGAACCGACGCGAGTGCCTCGAGGGCCGGGTCATCGAACCGCCCCATCGGGCCGACGGAGACGTTCAGATCGCACACTTCGACGTGATCAACGCGACCGGCAACTACACGGACGAACTCAACGCCTTCGATACGTTCATCGAGATCGAGCAGGGCTACGCGGAACTCATGCGACACATGCGCTACGCCCACGACAGTCTCTCGTTTTTCGTCGGCGGCGACAACGTCATCGTCGTCTGTCCCGACCTCGGGAGCGACGAGTACGAGGAAGCCCTCTCCCACGTCGAAGATGCGGTCGACGTCGAAATGCAAGTCGGCGTCGGTCGCGGAACGAGCGCCCACGAGGCCGGTTACGCTGCGAAACACGCCCTCGAGACCTGCCGATCCGACGGGACCCGGGTCGAACTCGAGTGGGAAACGGCCTGATTCCCGGCGACGGTGAACTTCACCGCCGTTTTTCTTAAGTGTAGCGGGGGTAGCTTTTAGCCCGTCCGTGCGAATCGTTCACACATGGAATCGGAACTGTCCGTCGGAGATGTCTTGACGACCGATTACATCGGCGTCAGCGAGTCGGACACCGTTCTCGGCGTCGTTCGACTCATGCGCGCGGAGCGAGCGAGTTGCACACTGGTCGTCCGCGGCACGGAACCGGTCGGCATCGTGACCGAGTGGGACGTCCTCGGCCTCGTCGCGGACGAGTCCGATCCCGCCGAAACGACCGTCGGGGCGGTGATGACGACACCGGTGATTACGGTCAATCCCGACCGATCGCTCACCGACGTCGCCACGACGATGGCCCGCGAGAACATTCGCAACGTCGTCGTCGAAACCGAAGACGGGATCGCGGGTGTCGTCACTCAGCGGGACGTCATCGCCGCCGCGGGCTCGTTCCAGTCGACGGTGGCCGCCGCTCGCTCGAGCGAGCCGCCGATCGACAGGGAACGCGAACTCGCCGAACCCGCGTCCGCCCGCGTGACTCCGGAGGCCGAAGGCCGGCTCGTGCCGAACGGCGGCGACGAGTACACGACACAGGGCGTCTGTGAAGCGTGCGGCTCGCTCGCGGATTCGCTGTGGGACGCCAACGGCCAACTGGTCTGTGCGGACTGCCGTGCGGTGTGATCGGTCGCTCGCCCCGCCGACGGCGTGCGTTGTGCCACCAGCCACCGTGGCCTATTTCTCCGATAGAAAGACCTTTCGGGTGTCGCGGTGGAGAAATCGACAATGATCGAGACCCTCGACGACCTGGACGTCGAAGGGACTACCGTCGGTGTACGCGTCGACGTCAATAGTCCGATCGACGACGATGGCAGGCTCGCAGACGACGCCCGACTGCGCGCCCACGTCGATACACTCTCGGAACTGCTCGACCGCAACGGCCGAGTCGCCGTTCTCGCCCATCAGGGTCGCCCCGGCGGCGACGACTTCGTCTCCCTCGAATCCCACGCCGACCGACTCTCGGACCTGCTCGGACAGCCCGTCGAATACGTCGATTCGACGTTCAGCACCGCCGCCCGCGAGGCAGTCAGGGACCTCTCGAACGGCGATTGCGTCGTCCTCGAGAATACGCGCTTCTACAGCGAGGAGTACATGGAATTCGACCCCGAGCGGGCCGCTCAGACCCACCTCGTCGCCGGACTCGAGTCCGTTCTCGACGCCTACGTCAACGATGCATTCGCCGCGTCCCACCGCTCGCAACCGTCGCTCGTCGGTCTCCCCACGGTCCTTCCCGGCTACGCCGGTCGGGTTATGGAAGCAGAACTGGACGTCCTGGGATCGATCGAAGAGACTCCCGAACCGCGCGTCTACGTCATCGGCGGCGCGAAAGTGTCCGACTCGATCGACGTCGCCTGGAGCGTCCTCGAGAAGGGGCTGGCGGACCACGTCCTCACCGCGGGCGTCGTCGGTAACGTCTTTCTCATCGCCGACGGCGTGGACCTGGGCGACGCCAGTTCCGATTTCATTTACGATCAAGGATACTGGGACGAAATCGATCGCGCTGCCGACCTGCTCGACGCCTACGGCGACCGGATCGCGCTCCCGCGAGACGTCGCCGTCGGTCGCAACGGCGAGCGCTACGAACTCGGCATCAACGCACTCCCACCCGGTGACGGCGAGTCCGCGATGGATATCGGCGGATCGACGCTGGAGTACTACCGGCGCATCCTCGA encodes the following:
- a CDS encoding ATP-binding protein → MAPGTGVVSDVGGRRSILSLGALYSAIGVIWPLTPIGGARSIAESLVVFFLVAGSGIVLLLGGYRLPDADIDSEFVPPIATWCLLAVGAMGTTLGFVALAGHVSDPASKFFIFSALAAVTGFGAGRRDARAKSRASVLERRNEDLRRTNAELEESVDRLEESERRYRLLAENVPNGGVALLDDELRHVLVAGQGFELVGSSPEDLEGARLRDVYAADIVDRLEPQYRAALDGEPTGFELEIGERTFEFHTHPLSTENGEVCAVLVMCQDITRRKNRERELTKRIRQQRVVADLGQYALETDDLDELMHEAATRVAAVLDTEYCKVLDLDEETNELLLRQGVGWKNGLVGAETVSAVESDSQAAYTLAHDRPVVVEDLETESRFSGPELLSSHGVRSGVSTVIGPFDDPWGILGVHDTDPKRFSEEDVTFVQNIANVLAETIERHQYQHDLERSVADLKESNERLEQFAYAASHDLQEPLRMISSYLQLIERRYSDAFDEDGLEFLEFAIDGADRMRGMVDGLLEYSRVETRGDPLEPVDLDEVFADARDDLRLEISRSDAEISSESLPTVDGDADQLRHVFQNLLSNAIRYSGDDPPTIHVSAERTGSQRVISVRDEGIGMDTDEADRVFDVFQRLHSREDYEGSGIGLAVCERIVERHGGEIWVETAPGEGATVSFTLLAVGEHPPKSAP
- a CDS encoding CBS domain-containing protein; protein product: MESELSVGDVLTTDYIGVSESDTVLGVVRLMRAERASCTLVVRGTEPVGIVTEWDVLGLVADESDPAETTVGAVMTTPVITVNPDRSLTDVATTMARENIRNVVVETEDGIAGVVTQRDVIAAAGSFQSTVAAARSSEPPIDRERELAEPASARVTPEAEGRLVPNGGDEYTTQGVCEACGSLADSLWDANGQLVCADCRAV
- a CDS encoding MFS transporter, with product MIPGYWKLVFQVTGWHIAASICYYAVYAGTPFFRDEFSLSGVAVGLVITSLTLGYATFLLPIGVATDRFGERRTLSVGLAGLGIGSILVAVAPTYGLLLVAVFLLGSTYGTATPGTNKAIFDGVKPSLHHRAIGIKQIGPTMGSAISTLLVTGLVGFFFWQLGFLVAAVGGLAVAAVFYVTYSGTATREATYPDFGGLVGNRSYLLLVTAGICIGAGFYTTTGYTILYLEESVGAAVATGGIILAILQVCSSVGKIAAGWVADTVPRDRRVTTHSILLVQTVAGGVLFFVLTAVETAHAASIVFSALGVFALGSTGLYYSCISTVVPDTEIGAASAVGQFTVTIGGLLAPPLFGYLIDAVSYTAGWSFLGGLSFVASLFVLAVLTTSR
- a CDS encoding phosphoglycerate kinase, giving the protein MIETLDDLDVEGTTVGVRVDVNSPIDDDGRLADDARLRAHVDTLSELLDRNGRVAVLAHQGRPGGDDFVSLESHADRLSDLLGQPVEYVDSTFSTAAREAVRDLSNGDCVVLENTRFYSEEYMEFDPERAAQTHLVAGLESVLDAYVNDAFAASHRSQPSLVGLPTVLPGYAGRVMEAELDVLGSIEETPEPRVYVIGGAKVSDSIDVAWSVLEKGLADHVLTAGVVGNVFLIADGVDLGDASSDFIYDQGYWDEIDRAADLLDAYGDRIALPRDVAVGRNGERYELGINALPPGDGESAMDIGGSTLEYYRRILDDAETVILNGPAGVFEDDRFQTGTRQLYDAATDISTSIVGGGDTASALRKLGVEGFSHVSTGGGAALRMLTAEPLPAVTALQNAPEQPAADD
- a CDS encoding GTP cyclohydrolase III, whose amino-acid sequence is MTNTQVTLVQIDNYGPWTVTPEPRREADLQTMQSRLYADISQFVGNRGGYTFFTRFDNMIAVTNGCSFEDHALLQESVGNRYPVTLSLGVATGTNPVQALSDATELIQDAGSAQDKNRRECLEGRVIEPPHRADGDVQIAHFDVINATGNYTDELNAFDTFIEIEQGYAELMRHMRYAHDSLSFFVGGDNVIVVCPDLGSDEYEEALSHVEDAVDVEMQVGVGRGTSAHEAGYAAKHALETCRSDGTRVELEWETA
- a CDS encoding DUF5785 family protein, translating into MSNDWPVDPDGEEGSEGMRKFDMRIIADKVDEEEDFPMNRDEFVDEYGDYPIRINYKEVVPMREIFEYVEPEEFETMVDMHKAVGAAMRAGDFWDYHPKGADPEKKHA
- a CDS encoding Na+/H+ antiporter, whose translation is MMAVEVAAELLDLLSVFIIAAGVGIFVAKVGRFPYTIALLLAGVTASILELGIDIELSHDLILLVLLPPLLFEGAATTDLEYFRRYLGPILALAVPGLILAVLILGVFGQFVFGIPLLVALLFAAMILPTDPVSVLALFEELGAPDRLTVIVEGESLVNDGVGVVIFSTLLAIIVEYGPDTAALLEPSRLVDFTVDIVVAILGGLVVGLAAGYAVYRVMINLDEYTTEIVLTLILAYGSFLLAEHILSNAVPGVQFSGVIATVVAGLFIGNRGAEYAMSPQTKIGVFNTWETAAFLVNTLIFLLIGAKTPIGQLRTHAQLIALAIGLVLLARALVVYPVVGVANRLVDVDVSLRDQHVLVWGGLHASIPIALVLGLPATTASGAPFPFREELRAMVFGVAAFSLVVQGLTMGRLLDRLDVIRRSEAEELYETLVGRARMVDSALEAADELHDNNRLPGDVYDDFRAEYGREKEALQEAISELLSEHPEIRREELLIGERQVLKREKSAIMDAMRTGVIGDEVGRPLLEEVNLKLSQVDQGRSTVDETEEEYDEFWRQRAQEFGLRSASLSERDESRDVRSAGDGEPTE